The Catenuloplanes niger genome includes a window with the following:
- a CDS encoding DUF885 domain-containing protein, translating to MGHIDDLAERYVEEWAPLNPIGATHLGIDGYDDQFDDLTPDGYAAQADLDRRTVAALHATPAGSPDEEVGREAMIERLELNLARYDAGETTSQLNVITSALHDVRGAFDLMPHDGEQAVANIAARLNRIPHALDQIRTTLLHEVSRGHVSPREQIVEVAKQCDIWTDPAQDDVYHALVRSLGTTTAGLTGDLERGAAAATRATAEFGEFLRRELAPHGREKQAAGLERYSLASRYFVGADLDLLETYAWGFDELARLEDEMRLVASRIVGPGASIDEAVAALDADPARTIHGKEAFRDWMQALADKAVAELNGTHFDIPDQVLRLECCIAPTSDGGIYYTGPSEDFSRPGRMWWAVPGTISDFSTWREVTTVYHEGVPGHHLQVGQTTVRADLLNRWRRLMGWTSGYGEGWALYAERLMDELGYLDDPGDKLGMLDGQALRAARVIVDIGMHLELEIPADNPFGFAPGERWTPEHGWAFLRAHCRMPDEILRFELNRYLGWPGQAPSYKVGERFWLQAREDARARKGTDFDLRAFHQAGLNLGSIGLDPFRRAMARY from the coding sequence GTGGGACACATCGACGACCTCGCGGAACGGTACGTCGAGGAGTGGGCACCGCTGAACCCGATCGGCGCCACGCACCTCGGTATCGACGGCTACGACGACCAATTCGACGACCTCACGCCGGACGGCTACGCCGCACAGGCCGACCTGGACCGCCGTACCGTGGCCGCCCTGCACGCCACCCCGGCCGGTTCGCCGGACGAGGAGGTCGGCCGGGAGGCCATGATCGAACGGCTGGAGCTGAACCTCGCGCGGTACGACGCCGGCGAGACCACCAGCCAGCTCAACGTGATCACCAGCGCGCTGCACGACGTGCGCGGCGCGTTCGACCTGATGCCGCACGACGGCGAGCAGGCGGTGGCGAACATCGCAGCCCGGCTCAACCGGATCCCGCACGCGCTCGACCAGATCAGGACGACGCTGCTGCACGAGGTCTCGCGGGGGCACGTGAGCCCGCGCGAGCAGATCGTCGAGGTCGCGAAGCAGTGCGACATCTGGACCGACCCGGCCCAGGACGACGTCTACCACGCGCTGGTCCGGTCGCTCGGGACGACGACCGCGGGCCTGACCGGTGACCTGGAGCGGGGCGCGGCCGCGGCGACCCGCGCGACCGCCGAGTTCGGCGAGTTCCTGCGCCGGGAGCTGGCACCGCACGGCCGGGAGAAGCAGGCCGCCGGGCTGGAGCGCTACTCGCTGGCCTCCCGGTACTTCGTCGGCGCGGACCTGGACCTGCTGGAGACGTACGCCTGGGGCTTCGACGAGCTGGCCCGGCTCGAGGACGAGATGCGCCTGGTCGCGAGCCGGATCGTCGGCCCGGGCGCGAGCATCGACGAGGCGGTCGCGGCGCTGGACGCGGACCCGGCGCGCACGATCCACGGCAAGGAGGCGTTCCGCGACTGGATGCAGGCGCTCGCGGACAAGGCCGTGGCGGAGCTGAACGGCACCCACTTCGACATCCCGGACCAGGTGCTGCGTCTGGAGTGCTGCATCGCGCCGACCAGCGACGGCGGCATCTACTACACCGGGCCGAGCGAGGACTTCAGCCGGCCGGGCCGGATGTGGTGGGCGGTGCCCGGCACCATCTCGGACTTCTCCACCTGGCGCGAGGTCACCACGGTCTACCACGAGGGCGTGCCCGGCCATCACCTCCAGGTCGGGCAGACCACGGTCCGCGCGGACCTGCTCAACCGCTGGCGCCGCCTGATGGGCTGGACCTCCGGGTACGGCGAGGGCTGGGCGCTCTACGCGGAGCGGCTGATGGACGAGCTCGGCTACCTCGACGACCCGGGTGACAAGCTCGGCATGCTGGACGGCCAGGCGCTCCGGGCCGCCCGGGTGATCGTCGACATCGGCATGCACCTGGAGCTGGAGATCCCGGCGGACAACCCGTTCGGGTTCGCGCCCGGGGAGCGGTGGACGCCGGAGCACGGCTGGGCGTTCCTGCGCGCGCACTGCCGGATGCCGGACGAGATCCTGCGCTTCGAGCTGAACCGGTACCTGGGCTGGCCGGGGCAGGCGCCGTCGTACAAGGTCGGCGAGCGGTTCTGGTTGCAGGCGCGGGAGGACGCCCGGGCCCGCAAGGGCACGGACTTCGACCTCCGCGCGTTCCACCAGGCCGGCCTGAACCTGGGCTCGATCGGCCTGGACCCGTTCCGCCGCGCGATGGCCCGCTACTGA
- a CDS encoding DUF6114 domain-containing protein: MRDVGGAIARGWRAFGRWRGNRPFWGGLLLILAGLEMFGTTQGGGVNGLSVHVGPSGYLSWLIPAVLVTCGVLVWCTPAQRVFYAVVGALTSVFSLMAINLGGFFVGLVLGAVGSALAFGWGPPEPVADQDPEPGQDQNPSPGYDRSAVLRPAAMPDDPPDRRTPGMSVWILIVVSAVAAGLLPGAEAAHAAPCPPRPSASPAPSASRSPGPIEEWIGDVTDGIGDLLGLGGKARPPSAPSPSRSPSGDAGEDCGTTNPPGPPGPPASPGDPGQPGDPGQPGDPGQPGDPGQPGGGKPAEDPEERVKQLGVPPGVPPVATRPSLLTGTKVEMWNLGMDGIVDMPRVDGSTIKALQFSMTRADTHDFRLETPRHRELSPITSSTLGVAGDVRFYATRFTGTLLGITITLTPESPIPPDGIPIALPYIAFQDPSMELLLATCRTLTGPDLVDVV, from the coding sequence ATGCGAGACGTCGGCGGGGCGATCGCCCGAGGCTGGCGCGCCTTCGGCCGCTGGCGTGGGAACCGGCCGTTCTGGGGCGGCCTGCTGCTGATCCTGGCCGGCCTGGAGATGTTCGGCACCACCCAGGGCGGCGGCGTCAACGGGTTGTCCGTCCACGTGGGACCGAGCGGGTACCTGAGCTGGCTGATCCCGGCGGTGCTGGTCACCTGCGGGGTGCTGGTCTGGTGCACGCCCGCGCAGCGCGTGTTCTACGCGGTCGTCGGCGCGCTCACCTCGGTGTTCTCGCTGATGGCGATCAACCTCGGCGGCTTCTTCGTGGGGCTGGTGCTGGGCGCGGTCGGGTCGGCCCTGGCGTTCGGCTGGGGGCCGCCGGAGCCGGTCGCGGATCAGGACCCGGAGCCAGGACAAGACCAGAATCCGTCGCCGGGGTACGACCGGAGCGCGGTGCTCCGTCCGGCGGCGATGCCGGACGATCCGCCTGACCGGCGTACCCCCGGGATGTCGGTCTGGATCCTGATCGTGGTCTCGGCCGTGGCCGCGGGGCTGCTGCCGGGCGCGGAGGCGGCACACGCGGCACCGTGCCCGCCGCGGCCGAGCGCGTCGCCGGCGCCGTCGGCCAGCCGCTCACCGGGACCGATCGAGGAGTGGATCGGCGACGTCACGGACGGGATCGGTGACCTGCTCGGCCTCGGCGGCAAGGCCCGCCCGCCGTCCGCGCCGTCACCGTCCCGGTCGCCGTCCGGGGACGCCGGGGAGGACTGCGGGACGACCAACCCGCCCGGTCCGCCGGGCCCGCCCGCCTCGCCCGGTGATCCGGGCCAGCCCGGTGACCCGGGCCAGCCCGGTGACCCGGGCCAGCCCGGTGACCCGGGCCAGCCCGGTGGTGGGAAGCCCGCGGAGGATCCCGAGGAGCGGGTGAAACAGCTCGGGGTGCCGCCGGGAGTGCCGCCGGTGGCGACGCGGCCGTCGCTGCTGACCGGCACCAAGGTCGAGATGTGGAACCTCGGCATGGACGGCATCGTGGACATGCCCCGCGTGGACGGCAGCACGATCAAGGCGCTGCAGTTCTCGATGACCCGGGCGGACACGCACGACTTCCGGCTGGAGACGCCGCGCCACCGGGAACTCTCCCCGATCACCAGCTCGACGCTGGGCGTGGCGGGGGACGTCCGGTTCTACGCCACGAGGTTCACCGGCACGCTGCTCGGCATCACGATCACGCTGACGCCGGAGTCGCCGATCCCGCCGGACGGTATCCCGATCGCGTTGCCCTACATCGCGTTCCAGGACCCGTCCATGGAACTGCTGCTGGCCACCTGCCGGACGCTGACCGGTCCCGACCTCGTCGACGTGGTGTGA
- a CDS encoding DUF6230 family protein: MDGADSRREEEPVQEKPAKGRVRWRRAAVLAVPTVIATGFMIFGMSNGAIAASFSVSGSTFKVAADRLEGDGFAQYGGIATEEGGERHPTAVSAIREAELYDLCQSVNASNPLVGRVILTINAGGGDRPATASNLVLDVDELSGDATFTNIEIGRDASTLTKGGEGAKGQPGLFGQQADHVTINNLRQVAWTTTAGTFALTGLQLKVNVGDDAKECF, from the coding sequence ATCGACGGTGCGGACTCCCGTCGTGAGGAGGAACCCGTGCAGGAGAAACCGGCGAAGGGACGCGTGCGCTGGCGTCGCGCGGCCGTCCTGGCCGTACCCACGGTGATCGCCACCGGATTCATGATCTTCGGCATGTCGAACGGCGCGATCGCGGCGTCGTTCTCGGTCTCCGGCAGCACGTTCAAGGTCGCCGCGGACCGGCTGGAGGGCGACGGCTTCGCCCAGTACGGCGGCATCGCGACCGAGGAGGGCGGCGAGCGGCACCCGACCGCGGTCTCCGCGATCCGCGAGGCCGAGCTCTACGACCTGTGCCAGTCCGTCAACGCCTCGAACCCGCTGGTCGGGCGCGTGATCCTGACGATCAACGCGGGCGGCGGCGACCGGCCGGCCACGGCCAGCAACCTGGTGCTGGACGTGGACGAACTCTCCGGTGACGCGACGTTCACGAACATCGAGATCGGCCGGGACGCGTCCACGCTGACCAAGGGCGGTGAGGGCGCGAAGGGGCAGCCCGGTCTCTTCGGCCAGCAGGCGGACCACGTCACGATCAACAACCTTCGGCAGGTCGCGTGGACCACGACGGCCGGCACGTTCGCGCTGACCGGCCTGCAACTCAAGGTCAACGTCGGTGACGACGCCAAGGAGTGCTTCTGA